The following are from one region of the Synechococcus sp. CBW1108 genome:
- a CDS encoding NnrU family protein: MLALLLAFAVVHSGGASLRAWGVERIGERAWRLLFAAVSIPSAVLVIGYFLAHRYDGIRLWNLQEAPWIVPLVWTGTAISFLFLYPATYNLLEIPAVLKPQVRLYATGIIRISRHPQAVGQILWCATHLLWIGSSFMLVACFGLIAHHLFAVWNGDRRLANRFGAAFEELKASTSVIPFKAVLDGRQQLVLGEFLRPAQLGIVIAVALFWWAHRYIGVGATAFSRSSLGHWLS; the protein is encoded by the coding sequence ATGCTGGCCCTGCTGCTCGCCTTTGCGGTGGTGCACAGCGGCGGGGCCTCCCTGCGGGCATGGGGCGTGGAGCGGATCGGCGAGCGGGCCTGGCGGCTGCTGTTCGCCGCCGTGAGCATCCCCTCAGCGGTGCTGGTGATCGGCTACTTCCTGGCCCACCGCTACGACGGCATCCGGCTCTGGAACCTGCAGGAGGCGCCCTGGATCGTGCCGCTGGTGTGGACCGGCACAGCCATCAGCTTCCTGTTTCTGTATCCGGCTACATACAACCTGCTGGAGATCCCAGCGGTGCTCAAGCCCCAGGTGCGCCTCTACGCCACCGGGATCATCCGCATCAGCCGCCACCCCCAGGCCGTGGGCCAGATCCTCTGGTGCGCCACCCACCTGCTCTGGATCGGCAGCAGTTTCATGCTGGTCGCCTGCTTTGGCCTGATCGCCCACCACCTCTTTGCGGTTTGGAACGGCGACCGGCGCCTGGCCAACCGCTTCGGAGCCGCCTTTGAAGAGCTCAAGGCCAGCACCTCGGTGATCCCCTTCAAAGCAGTGCTGGATGGCCGCCAGCAGCTTGTGCTCGGCGAGTTCCTGCGGCCGGCCCAGCTGGGCATTGTCATTGCCGTGGCTCTGTTCTGGTGGGCGCACCGCTACATCGGCGTCGGGGCCACCGCCTTCAGCCGCTCCAGCCTGGGCCACTGGCTCTCCTGA
- a CDS encoding NAD(P)H-quinone oxidoreductase subunit 5, with protein sequence MPSAAELAWLIPVLPLAGACITGLGLISFNRTVNRLRKPVAWLLISCVGAAAVLSYAVLAQQLAGAGPTEVLFNWASAGNFNLQMGFRVDALGAVMLALVTTIAVLVMVYSDGYMAHDKGYVRFFTYLALFSSSMLGLVISPNLLEIYVFWELVGMCSYLLVGFWYDRDGAANAAQKAFIVNRVGDFGLLLGILGLFWATGSFGFEEIGSRLQAAVAGGSLPNAAAILLCLLVFMGPMAKSAQFPLHVWLPDAMEGPTPISALIHAATMVAAGVFLVARLQPVYEPFPAVQATIAVVGTITLVLGASIALTQMDLKKGLAYSTVSQLGYMMLAMGCGAPVAGMFHLVTHAFFKAMLFLGSGSVIHAMEEVVGHEPVLAQDMRLMGGLRKYMPITSTTFLIGCVAIAGIPPLAGFWSKDEILGVAFGSFPLLWVAGFITAGMTAFYMFRLYFLTFEGEFRGGDKVLQVQLLAAAGKPPGDGDGHGHASHPHESGWQMAMPLAVLAVPSVLVGLLGTPWNSRFGNLLDPQEAAEVAEHFSWSEFLPLAGASVAISVTGISVAVLAYALHKLDLATAVAARFPALNAFLANKWYLDAINDKLFVQGSRKLAKSVLEVDSKVVDGVVNLTGLVTLGSGEGLKYFETGRAQFYALIVFGGVIALVVLFGSLG encoded by the coding sequence ATGCCGTCAGCCGCCGAACTCGCCTGGTTGATTCCGGTGCTGCCCCTGGCCGGGGCCTGCATCACCGGGCTGGGACTAATCAGTTTCAACCGCACCGTCAACCGTCTGCGCAAACCCGTGGCCTGGCTGCTGATCAGCTGCGTCGGGGCAGCGGCGGTGCTCAGTTACGCCGTACTCGCCCAGCAACTGGCCGGGGCAGGCCCCACCGAGGTGCTGTTCAACTGGGCCAGCGCCGGCAATTTCAACCTGCAGATGGGCTTCCGCGTGGATGCCCTCGGCGCCGTGATGCTCGCCCTGGTGACCACCATCGCGGTGCTGGTGATGGTTTACTCCGATGGCTACATGGCCCACGACAAGGGCTATGTGCGCTTCTTCACCTACCTGGCCCTGTTCAGCAGCTCGATGTTGGGCCTGGTGATCAGCCCCAACCTGCTGGAAATTTATGTGTTCTGGGAGCTGGTGGGCATGTGCTCCTACCTGCTTGTGGGCTTCTGGTATGACCGCGATGGCGCCGCCAACGCGGCCCAGAAAGCCTTTATAGTCAACCGGGTAGGCGACTTTGGCCTGCTGCTGGGCATCCTGGGGCTGTTCTGGGCTACAGGCAGCTTCGGCTTCGAGGAAATCGGCAGCCGACTGCAGGCAGCCGTGGCTGGGGGCAGTCTCCCCAATGCGGCAGCAATCCTGCTCTGCCTGCTGGTGTTCATGGGTCCCATGGCCAAATCGGCCCAGTTCCCCTTGCACGTCTGGCTGCCCGATGCCATGGAGGGCCCGACGCCAATCTCGGCCCTGATCCATGCCGCCACCATGGTGGCGGCCGGTGTGTTTCTGGTGGCCCGCCTGCAGCCGGTGTATGAGCCTTTCCCGGCGGTGCAGGCCACGATCGCCGTGGTGGGAACAATCACCCTGGTGCTTGGAGCCTCGATTGCCCTTACCCAGATGGACCTCAAAAAAGGTCTGGCCTACAGCACCGTTTCCCAGCTCGGTTACATGATGCTGGCCATGGGCTGCGGGGCTCCGGTGGCCGGCATGTTCCATCTGGTGACCCACGCCTTCTTCAAGGCCATGCTCTTCCTGGGCTCGGGTTCGGTGATCCACGCCATGGAGGAGGTGGTGGGCCACGAACCCGTGCTGGCCCAGGACATGCGACTGATGGGCGGCCTGCGCAAATACATGCCAATCACCAGCACCACCTTCCTAATCGGCTGCGTGGCAATCGCTGGCATTCCCCCCCTGGCTGGCTTCTGGAGCAAGGACGAAATCCTGGGAGTGGCGTTTGGTTCCTTCCCCCTGCTCTGGGTGGCCGGTTTCATCACCGCCGGCATGACTGCCTTCTACATGTTCCGGCTCTACTTCCTTACCTTTGAAGGGGAGTTCCGCGGTGGCGACAAAGTCCTGCAGGTCCAGCTGCTGGCTGCCGCTGGCAAGCCCCCAGGCGATGGGGACGGCCACGGCCACGCCAGCCATCCCCATGAGTCCGGCTGGCAGATGGCTATGCCGCTCGCCGTACTGGCGGTGCCTTCGGTGCTGGTGGGCCTGCTGGGTACCCCCTGGAACAGCCGCTTCGGCAACCTGCTCGACCCCCAGGAAGCCGCCGAGGTGGCGGAGCACTTCAGCTGGAGCGAGTTTCTCCCCCTGGCCGGGGCCTCGGTGGCCATCTCGGTGACCGGCATCAGCGTGGCGGTGCTGGCCTACGCCCTCCACAAGCTCGATCTGGCCACCGCCGTGGCGGCCCGCTTCCCGGCGCTCAATGCCTTCCTGGCAAACAAGTGGTATCTCGATGCCATCAACGACAAGTTATTTGTGCAGGGCAGCCGCAAGCTGGCCAAATCGGTGCTCGAGGTGGATTCCAAGGTGGTCGATGGGGTGGTGAACCTCACGGGCCTGGTGACCCTCGGCAGCGGCGAGGGTCTCAAGTACTTCGAAACGGGTCGGGCCCAGTTCTATGCCCTGATCGTGTTTGGCGGAGTCATCGCCCTGGTGGTGCTGTTCGGCTCGCTTGGCTGA
- a CDS encoding NAD(P)H-quinone oxidoreductase subunit 4: MPFPWLSAAILFPIAAALVIPFIPDAGDGKRVRWYALGVTLTTFLLTVGGYLNGYDPAVEGLQLVERVSWLPKLGLAWSVGADGLSMPLILLTSFITSLAALAAWPVTFKPKLFYFLLLAMDGGQIAVFAVQDMLLFFLAWELELLPVYLLLAIWGGKKRQYAATKFILYTAGSSLFILVVGLAMAFYGGGAPTFEYADLMAKDFSTKFQLFAYAGLLIAFGVKLPIVPLHTWLPDAHGEATAPVHMLLAGILLKMGGYALLRFNVQLLPEGHAQFAPLLVVLGVVNIIYAALTSFAQRNLKRKIAYSSISHMGFVLIGIGSFSALGTSGAMLQMISHGLIGASLFFLVGATYDRTHTLQLDEMGGVGQSMRKMFALWTICCLASLALPGMSGFVSELMVFTGFVTSEAYSLSFRIVMAALAAVGVILTPIYLLSMLREIFFGKENVELASHTHLVDAEPREIYVVSCLLVPIVGIGLYPRIMTDTYRSSIEALVQRETTALARVIQPQPGSLIRQPLLTAPVLPV, from the coding sequence GTGCCATTCCCTTGGTTGAGTGCGGCGATCCTTTTCCCGATCGCCGCCGCACTGGTGATTCCTTTCATTCCCGATGCCGGCGACGGCAAGCGGGTGCGCTGGTATGCCCTGGGTGTGACCCTCACCACCTTCCTGCTGACGGTAGGGGGCTACCTCAATGGCTATGACCCGGCTGTTGAGGGCCTGCAGCTGGTTGAACGGGTTTCCTGGCTGCCCAAGCTGGGACTGGCCTGGTCCGTGGGGGCCGACGGCCTCTCGATGCCCCTGATCCTGCTAACCAGCTTCATCACCTCCCTGGCGGCCCTGGCGGCCTGGCCGGTGACCTTCAAGCCCAAGCTCTTCTATTTCCTGCTGCTGGCCATGGATGGCGGCCAGATCGCGGTATTCGCCGTGCAGGACATGCTGCTCTTCTTTCTGGCCTGGGAGCTGGAGTTGCTGCCGGTGTATCTACTGCTGGCGATCTGGGGCGGCAAAAAGCGCCAGTACGCCGCCACCAAGTTCATCCTCTACACGGCAGGCAGCTCCCTGTTCATTTTGGTAGTGGGCCTGGCCATGGCCTTCTACGGCGGTGGCGCCCCCACCTTTGAGTACGCGGACCTGATGGCCAAGGACTTCTCCACGAAGTTCCAGCTCTTCGCCTATGCAGGCCTACTTATCGCCTTTGGGGTGAAGCTGCCGATCGTTCCCCTGCACACCTGGCTACCAGATGCCCACGGCGAGGCCACGGCTCCGGTGCACATGCTGCTGGCCGGCATCCTGCTCAAGATGGGCGGCTACGCCCTGCTGCGCTTCAACGTGCAGCTGCTACCCGAAGGCCATGCCCAATTTGCACCTCTGCTGGTGGTGCTGGGGGTCGTCAACATCATCTATGCGGCGCTCACCTCCTTTGCCCAGCGCAATCTCAAGCGCAAGATCGCCTACAGCTCGATCAGCCACATGGGCTTTGTGCTGATCGGCATTGGCAGTTTCAGTGCCCTCGGCACCAGTGGCGCCATGTTGCAGATGATCAGCCACGGCCTGATCGGCGCCAGCCTGTTCTTCCTGGTGGGCGCCACCTATGACCGCACCCACACCCTCCAGCTCGATGAGATGGGCGGCGTGGGCCAGTCCATGCGGAAAATGTTTGCGCTCTGGACCATCTGCTGCCTGGCTTCCCTGGCGCTACCGGGCATGAGCGGCTTCGTGTCCGAGCTGATGGTGTTCACGGGCTTCGTGACCAGCGAGGCCTATTCACTCAGCTTCCGCATCGTGATGGCGGCTCTGGCGGCGGTGGGCGTGATCCTGACCCCCATCTACCTGCTTTCGATGCTGCGGGAGATCTTCTTCGGCAAGGAAAACGTCGAGCTGGCCTCCCACACCCACCTGGTGGATGCGGAGCCGCGGGAGATCTACGTTGTGAGCTGCCTGCTGGTGCCGATTGTGGGCATCGGCCTCTACCCACGGATCATGACCGACACCTACCGCTCCTCCATCGAGGCCCTGGTGCAGCGGGAGACCACGGCCCTGGCCCGGGTGATCCAACCGCAGCCCGGCAGCCTGATCCGCCAGCCCCTGCTCACCGCTCCCGTCCTGCCCGTCTGA
- a CDS encoding lipopolysaccharide assembly protein LapA domain-containing protein, which produces MKQLNFLLIFSFGLAMVMFTLENTAPTTVHFLPGLSGTLPLAALLLLVGGIGATAAWVFAVWTGVVRKVEAVRSQGEAAAQQVRIAELENDLQRYRATVDAQLGLLPAAGQSSAAANSESTLVSSEQHR; this is translated from the coding sequence ATGAAACAGCTGAACTTTCTGCTGATCTTCAGTTTCGGCCTGGCCATGGTGATGTTCACGCTGGAGAACACGGCCCCGACCACCGTGCACTTTCTGCCCGGGTTGAGCGGCACCCTGCCCCTGGCGGCCCTGTTGCTGCTGGTCGGTGGCATCGGAGCCACAGCAGCTTGGGTTTTCGCTGTGTGGACAGGCGTTGTTCGCAAGGTTGAGGCGGTGCGGAGCCAGGGCGAAGCCGCCGCCCAGCAGGTGCGGATTGCGGAACTGGAGAACGACCTCCAGCGATATCGGGCCACGGTGGATGCCCAGCTGGGCCTGCTGCCCGCCGCGGGCCAGAGCTCGGCCGCTGCCAACTCAGAATCAACGCTGGTGTCCAGCGAGCAACACCGGTAG